CCACCCAGACCGATCTGCGGGCGACACTCGACCGGATAGGAGTACGCTATACGCCCTACTACCTCGTCAATGCGCTCGAAGTCGAGGCCGATCTTCCTGTGCGGTTCTGGCTGCAACAATTGCCGGAGGTAGCCGAGGTGATGCCTGCACCGCATCTGCGGCCATTGCCGGTCGGATTGTCAACGTCTGTTGGGAATGAACCGCCACCAGATGAAACACCGTGGAATCTGGTCGCTATCGGCGCACCGGAGGTCTGGGCACTTGGCATTCGCGGCGCAGGGATTGTGATCGGTCAGGCCGATTCGGGAGTTGATGGCGCACACCCCGAATTACGTGATTCGTATGCTGGTCAGACACCCAATGGTATCGATCACGTCTACCACTGGCTCGATCCCTGGACCAATGCGCCAGAACCTTACGATGCCAGTGGTCACGGCACCCATACCCTGGCAACGATCCTCGGCAATCGGGTTGGTGTCGCACCCGAAGCAACCTGGATCGGGTGCGTGAATCTGGCGCGCAACCTCGGCAACGCTCCGCGTTATCTCGACTGCATGCAATTCCTCTTCGCTCCGTACCCACCCGCTGGCGATCCCTTCCGTGACGGTGACCCGACGCGAGGGGCGCACATCTTGAACAATTCGTGGGGCTGCCCGACGGACTTTGAAGGGTGTACACCGACTTCCTTACAACCGGCAGTACAGGCATTGCGAGCGGCTGGAGTCTTTGTGGTTGCCAGCGCCGGCAATGATGGCCCGTCGTGTAGCTCACTGAATGCGCCACTCGCTATCTACGATGACGTGATGACGGTCGGTGCTGTCAATAGCGCAGGCCAGCTTGCACCGTTCAGCAGCGTCGGGCCGGTCACCAGCGATGGCAGTTTACGCCCCAAACCCGATCTGGTCGCGCCGGGAACCAACATCCTCTCGGCCTTTCCCGAACAGAGCTATGCCTATGCCGATGGCACATCGATGGCAGGACCGCACGTTGCCGGCGCTGTAGCCCTGATCTGGTCGGCCAACCCTGCCCTGATCGGCGATATTGAGACCACGGAACAAATCCTGCGCGAGACGGCCAGACCTTACACCCACAGTGATGGTGATCGGTGTGGGGTCGGCAACGGTGTTGGTGCCGGTCTACTCGACGTTGCCGCCGCCGTACAGCGAGCACTGAACCGATGACGAAAGCCGTAGACGCGATGCTCTACCTGGAAAGACGCGCCGCCGGGTATGGTCACTGATGGCAAATCCTGGCGTGCGGTTACCCATCCCGCCAACGAACGCCACTACCACGCACGGTTGCCGGTATGGAGGGAGAGCGAAGCTGGCGTTCACGGCAGCCATCCTGAGGCACAGCAAGGTTTACTGTATACCCATTGCAAAACAAGCACGGGCATCATCCAGCCGGGCACAACACTAAAGGCGAAACGTATCGTCATTCCTGCCATTGTGCGGTAGAATGCACCCGGTAACAATGATACGACGACGAGGTGGCGTGTGAACGAAGGGCGCAAATGGTGGGCATTAGCAGCGGTCGGCACCGGTGTGCTGGTTTCGACCATTGATGGCTCGATTGTCAATATTGCTCTGAACACCCTGGTACAGGCGTTTGCCAGCAATCTGAATGTTGTCGAATGGGTGGTCTTGGGCTACTTACTGACCCTGGTCTGCACACTCTTGATCATGGGTCGTCTGGGAGATATGTATGGCAAACGCCGGATGTATCTGATCGGCTTTGCCCTCTTTACCATCGCTTCGTTGCTCTGCGCCACCGCGCCGTCGATTGCAGCCCTGATCGGCTTTCGGGTGCTACAGGGAATTGGGGCCGCAATGATTCAAGCCGTCGGCCCGGCATTGCTGGTAACTGCCTTCCCTGCCCGTGAACGTGGCATGGCGCTGGGAGCGATTGGCTCCTTCGTCGCCGCCGGTATTCTAATCGGGCCGGCCCTGGGTGGCGTGCTGTTGCAGTACGTCGGCTGGGAAGCGATCTTCTTCGTCAACTTGCCGATTGGTGTGCTGGGCTGGTGGCTCACCATCCGCTCAATCGCACCCGACCACACGACGCGCCCCGGTCAGCGGTTTGATCTGATCGGAGCGGTATTGATGGCTGTCACCCTGTTTTGCCTCCTGCTGGGGCTGACCGAAGGGCCATTGTGGGGATGGGGTGATAGTCGCGTGATCGGCCTCTTTGCAGCCTCGCTGATCGGTGGAATACTGTTTGTCTGGTGGGAATGGCGTCATCCGCAGCCAATGCTGCAATTGCGCATGTTCCGCCGACTGGCCTTCTCGCTCAATCTGCTGGCCGCGCTGATCCTCTTTCTTGGTATTTCCTTCAACCTGCTGCTGACGCCACTCTTCTTTCAACTGGTATACCAGTTTGATCTCCAGCGCACCGGCTTGATGCTCATGGCGCTCCCCATTGCCCTCTCGCTCACCTCGCCGATCAGCGGACGGCTTTCAGACCGGTTTGGGCCGCGAGTGTTGACTATCGTCGGATTGCTGGTGACCGGATGTGCCTTGCTGGGCCTGAGTACGACCACACCGGTCACACCACCGCTGCAAATGTTGAGTTTTCTGATATTACTGGGATTTGGAGTAGGTTTGTTCCAAAGCCCGAATAACAGTACAGTGTTAGGCAACGCCCCGCCAGAGGCATTGGGGGTGGCGAGTGGTTTACTGGCGGTCGTCCGCACTGTCGGCCAAACCGGTGGCATTGCTCTGGCCGGTGCGATATGGGCATCGCAGATCTTTGCGTTGAACGGCGGCCCGGTGACTCCCATCACTGCGGCACCGCCACCGATTCTGGCCGGCGGCTACGATATAGCAATGCGCGTTGCCGCGTTGCTTGCTGCAATCGCGATTGTGCCATCGTTGATCGGCGGCTATGCACTTCAACGTCAAATGGCACCGGCCAGACCGCCGGTTGCCGATTAATATACGTCGATGCAATCTTCACACCTGACACCCTTACCCCTCAACCGGATGCTTCATAACAGAGCGAATCTGGGATGAGGTGAGGGTAGGTAAACACGGGAGATCACTATGCATGATCGTGTGTGGCGTACAGTACGCCCTCTGACCGCGATGATTGGTATCGTGCTATTCTGGTTTGTAATCGGTGGCTTGAGTGGCTGCACAGCAGCCCCCATCCTGGGGGAAGTCAGCGCAACCGCCGAACGGTACAATCCGGGTCGCGATACCCCATTAGCGATTAGCTATGAGATTGGGCGATCCGCCCTGGTTGATATCTACATCCTCGATGCGAATGGACAACGGTATGACCTGCGCCGGGCACAGCCACGAGCAGCCGCAAACGATCCATACATCCTGCGCTTTGATGGCAGTGTTCCAACCGACGACCCGCAGGTACTACGTCGACTACTACCACCTGGACAATACACGCTGGTTGTAGCTGCCCGTGCGGCTGATGGTAATGACAGCGATGAACGCCGTCTGCCATTGAGCATCGAAGGCGATGTGATTGCTCCACCCGAAATCGAAAATCTGATGGTCTGGCCGCCGGTTATTTCACCCAACGCTGATGCCATAGATGATGTCGCCGAATTTACTTATCGCCTACCGGTCAGCGCCACCGTCAATATTGAGGTACAGGCACCGAACGGCGAAATCATTCCGGTCGTCACCCGCGAAGAAGAGGGGCCATACGAGCAGCGTCACGTCTGGAATGGCAAACGCCCCAACGGTTCGCTCCTCGAAGCCGGTGTTTACACCTACACAGTACGGGCAGAAGATGGCTTCGGCAATGTGGTACAGCGTCAGGGGCAAATCACCCTTGCCGACGTTGGTCAACCCGAAGCACGGATCGTCTACTCGATGATTGCCCCCCAGCGCGTTATGCTAGGCGAGGTCATTACGGTCACTATCCGGGTACGAAACACCGGCACCGTGCCCATCCGCACCTACGGGCCACCGAGCGGCTACGAATACACGACCGATGAAGTCTTCTCTTCGGTTGAAGACGGCATCTACGCTGCGCAAGCCGGTGGCTTCTGGCGAGTGGGCATGGATTGGGACGCCAACAGCGGTGGTGGTCCCAAACGCTACCCATACCGGTGGGCTATTTCACCCCGTCCGCCCGAAGAGTGGGCAAAACCGTTTGTCGAAGACTTCCTGTACCCAGGCGAAGAGGCCGAGATTATTGGCCGGGTGCGTATCTTACAACGTGAAACACGGATGGGATTCTACGTCGGTCTGATACAGGATGGCGTTGGTTTTTTCCAGGATCGCACTGGACGAACCATTATCGATGTTGGTTTCTAGGATGCAAAAAACCTGCCCCCTCGTTGTTGAGGGGGCAGGTCACGAACCGTTCAACCGCTCTAGCGGTCGGCCACCTTAAAAGTTGCACTACCGATTGAGAGTAGATCGCCATTCTGCAAACGTTGACGCGAGCTAATCCGCTGACCGTTGAGCGCAACCAGGGCACTGCCGTCGAGTGGCGCGACAAACCAGCGCTCTAAAGCCTGCACAATCTCGGCATGGCGTTCGAGGACTTGCCGGTCATGCAGCACAATGTCGCATTGACGGGCACTCCCGATCACCATACTGCGTCGGTTGACCACGATCTGTTGCCCGGTTCGCGAACCGGACACACCGATGAGGGTTAATTCCCGACTCATACCTGCCTCCAATGAACATAACTATTGCGAAAAACTATATGACATTATGATTCTCATCAAAAACTCATTTTGTCAAGAGTGACCTTTGTACCATGTACGCTCGTAGTCTTGTGAGCGACAATAGAAGTTGTTACTACCGGGTTCAGATGAGGCAAGATCGTTCCAAACAATCCACATATCAATCCGGTTAAGGAGAACAATATGGCGGCTCCAGCAGTACAACGGGTGCGAATCTACTTGAACGGCGAGGATCGGAGCGGAGATCGTCCCCTTTACCAGGTAGTATTAGCCGAATTGCGCCAGAGTGGGGCAACCGGTGCGACAGTGATTGCAGCCCTGACCGGCTTTGGGCCACGTCGGCAGGTACCTCCCCTTGCCGACCGCCAGCCGGTAGTGATTGAGTGGGTTGATCACGCCGGTCGCATCAAACGGCTCCTTCCCCTGATCGGCGAGCTGGCACCTTCAGCTTTAATCACCGTTGAACCGGTCGAGGTAGTTCAGGGTGCTCTACGTCCGGGCGGGCCATTCGGGGCTGAACAGATGGTATCCGATCTGATGCAGGTGCCGTCCAGAACTATTGCGCATAACGCCTCGCTTATTGAGGCCCTAGAGCACTTTGTGACGGCCAGGGCAGAGGTACTGCCTGTTATTGACAACAACACGGTGATCGGTGTTATCTCGACCCGTGAACTGGCGTGGCGGGCAGGGTTGCGCCTGGCTCCAGAATTGCTCAGAGTACTGGGACCGGCGGAAGGCACTGCACTGGTGGCAGCGTTGAAGGGACGAAGCGTAGGCGAGATTGTCAACCGCGAGGTGTGTGGAATTGCGCCGACAACACCAATCCCCCAGGCGCTCACGATGATGATCGAATGGGGATATACCGAGATACCGGTTGTTGATGATCAGGGCCGCCTGGCCGGAGTCTTTGGTCAGCGCGAGGTCTTACAGGCCGCAGCTCGAACACTCACCGCTGTCCAGACTTCAGAAGGTGTGCAGGTTCGTATGGTCATGCAGGCCGCTACCGCCCGGATTGCGCTCGGCCAATCACTGGCAACCGCGCTTGCGCTACTTATCACAGCACCCGGCCAACTCTTGTTCGTCGTTGATGAGGCCGGTCGTCTGGTCGGCACCTTACGCCTGGCCAGTGTCCTCAATCATTTCCAGGGTGACGAGCGGAGTCTACTGTTAGCAGCAATTCAACGTGCGCAACCAACGCCGGCGACGGCACTGCCCGGCGCTCGCCAAACGATAGACACCCTGGTCGAGCCACCTCCATCTACCGTCGCACTTGATGCCAGCCTCGGCTCAGCGGCACAACAGTTGCTTGACCATAACGCCGAGCGCTTACCGGTCGTTGATCACGATGGTCGACTGTCGGGTATAATCGCACGTGGTGCCCTGATCAGGGCCTTATTACAACAAAGCGAATAGTAGGACTGGTAACCTATGGCTGATCGTGTCTTAATTACTGGCGGAGCCGGTTTTCTGGGCATTAACCTGACGCGCTACCTGTTAGCGCGAGGGTATCTCGTGCGCTCACTTGATATTGCCCCCTTTGATTACCCCGAACGCAACCAGATTGAAGAGCACACGGGTGACATTCGTGACCGGGCTGCCGTTGATCGGGCGATGAAGGATGTGCGCTTCGTCGTTCACACCGCAGCAGCTCTGCCGTTGTACTCGCCGGCAGACATCTTCTCAACCGATATTGATGGTACGCGCAACGTCCTCGAATCGGCTCGCGATCACGGGGTTGAGCGCGTTGTCCACATCTCCTCAACCGCCGTGTATGGTATTCCTGACCATCACCCGCTGCTGGAAACCGATCCCCTGAGCGGCGTTGGCCCCTACGGCGAGGCGAAAGTGAAAGCCGAAGAACTGTGCCTCGAATTCCGGCGTGCCGGTATGTGCGTGCCAATTCTCCGCCCCAAGTCGTTCGTCGGCCCAGAGCGGCTGGGCATCTTCGCAATGCTGTACGACTGGGCAATGGATGGGCGCAACTTCCCACTACCGGGGAACGGCAAGAATCGCTACCAGCTCCTCGATGTTGAAGACCTTTGTGAAGCGATTGTACGCTGTCTGGAACTTGACCGTGATCGGGTCAACGACACCTTCAACATCGGTGCCAAAGAGTTCGGCACGATCAAAGAAGATTTTCAAGCCGTACTCGATGCCGCCGGTCATGGCAAGAAGA
This genomic window from Chloroflexus aurantiacus J-10-fl contains:
- a CDS encoding S8 family serine peptidase, with translation MKPSDNLTTEQYQPSWATGCLLIAVVTLGLGINGFLRLVEIGVGLFGVDSGGRIIIVWISLAIGAAMAGIWFGLTSGTLRHTAVRWLAGLPLPAILVLTSLLPSAESQLQMVIQAGICLGYALIITRLTRCSPWQWRWWPAVFSSGLLLSLPWLAIGTPGSWLDTGLALLTGGLVGWVGGCLLAWRPPQSWQQPSVSITIRLIEGVGLSVLLLILSRALGVNSTALLFLFSAPVGGWLLLSLGRHTAVATVVPMTILFGMFFFGVPLALTDSDTLITLLLFSSFPEGFHLAVLAAIGQALLALIAILLVQFVRNPRIHAVGAGAMAVFGLALIIGGGRATPQGDRWFVVLRDQAVLGDLATITDYNQRRMAVYQRLTNHALTTQTDLRATLDRIGVRYTPYYLVNALEVEADLPVRFWLQQLPEVAEVMPAPHLRPLPVGLSTSVGNEPPPDETPWNLVAIGAPEVWALGIRGAGIVIGQADSGVDGAHPELRDSYAGQTPNGIDHVYHWLDPWTNAPEPYDASGHGTHTLATILGNRVGVAPEATWIGCVNLARNLGNAPRYLDCMQFLFAPYPPAGDPFRDGDPTRGAHILNNSWGCPTDFEGCTPTSLQPAVQALRAAGVFVVASAGNDGPSCSSLNAPLAIYDDVMTVGAVNSAGQLAPFSSVGPVTSDGSLRPKPDLVAPGTNILSAFPEQSYAYADGTSMAGPHVAGAVALIWSANPALIGDIETTEQILRETARPYTHSDGDRCGVGNGVGAGLLDVAAAVQRALNR
- a CDS encoding MFS transporter encodes the protein MNEGRKWWALAAVGTGVLVSTIDGSIVNIALNTLVQAFASNLNVVEWVVLGYLLTLVCTLLIMGRLGDMYGKRRMYLIGFALFTIASLLCATAPSIAALIGFRVLQGIGAAMIQAVGPALLVTAFPARERGMALGAIGSFVAAGILIGPALGGVLLQYVGWEAIFFVNLPIGVLGWWLTIRSIAPDHTTRPGQRFDLIGAVLMAVTLFCLLLGLTEGPLWGWGDSRVIGLFAASLIGGILFVWWEWRHPQPMLQLRMFRRLAFSLNLLAALILFLGISFNLLLTPLFFQLVYQFDLQRTGLMLMALPIALSLTSPISGRLSDRFGPRVLTIVGLLVTGCALLGLSTTTPVTPPLQMLSFLILLGFGVGLFQSPNNSTVLGNAPPEALGVASGLLAVVRTVGQTGGIALAGAIWASQIFALNGGPVTPITAAPPPILAGGYDIAMRVAALLAAIAIVPSLIGGYALQRQMAPARPPVAD
- a CDS encoding FHA domain-containing protein, which produces MSRELTLIGVSGSRTGQQIVVNRRSMVIGSARQCDIVLHDRQVLERHAEIVQALERWFVAPLDGSALVALNGQRISSRQRLQNGDLLSIGSATFKVADR
- a CDS encoding DUF190 domain-containing protein, translated to MAAPAVQRVRIYLNGEDRSGDRPLYQVVLAELRQSGATGATVIAALTGFGPRRQVPPLADRQPVVIEWVDHAGRIKRLLPLIGELAPSALITVEPVEVVQGALRPGGPFGAEQMVSDLMQVPSRTIAHNASLIEALEHFVTARAEVLPVIDNNTVIGVISTRELAWRAGLRLAPELLRVLGPAEGTALVAALKGRSVGEIVNREVCGIAPTTPIPQALTMMIEWGYTEIPVVDDQGRLAGVFGQREVLQAAARTLTAVQTSEGVQVRMVMQAATARIALGQSLATALALLITAPGQLLFVVDEAGRLVGTLRLASVLNHFQGDERSLLLAAIQRAQPTPATALPGARQTIDTLVEPPPSTVALDASLGSAAQQLLDHNAERLPVVDHDGRLSGIIARGALIRALLQQSE
- a CDS encoding NAD-dependent epimerase/dehydratase family protein, which produces MADRVLITGGAGFLGINLTRYLLARGYLVRSLDIAPFDYPERNQIEEHTGDIRDRAAVDRAMKDVRFVVHTAAALPLYSPADIFSTDIDGTRNVLESARDHGVERVVHISSTAVYGIPDHHPLLETDPLSGVGPYGEAKVKAEELCLEFRRAGMCVPILRPKSFVGPERLGIFAMLYDWAMDGRNFPLPGNGKNRYQLLDVEDLCEAIVRCLELDRDRVNDTFNIGAKEFGTIKEDFQAVLDAAGHGKKIITFPAAPMVWALAILEKLKLSPVYKWAYGTVTEDSFVSVEKAERVLGFTPKYSNKEALVRNFQWYVEHANQFGQQTGVSHRVPWSQGILRFAKLFF